The DNA sequence CGTTGTTGTGATGGCAAATATATTGATGTTGAAATCTTTACATACTCCATAGAATATCAAAAGAAAAATGCTCATTTAGTTTATATTCAAGATGTTAGCCAGGAGAAAAAAATAAAGCATCATCTCCTAGCAGAAAGTTTTCCCACTTATGTGCAGGATAATCGCCTTTTAAAAACATCTTGGACTAATTGTCAAATGAGTACTATCTGTCAAGATATCACCAATTATAAGCAAACAGAACAGGCTTTAAAAACTCAGTTAGCACGAGAACAATTAATGCGAACTGTAGTCCAAAGAATTCACCAATCTTTGAATTTACAAGATATCCTCAATGCTACAGTGCAAGAAGTACGACATTTACTGCAAGTAGAGCGGGTGATTGTTTATCAATTTACACCTGATAAGAGTGGTAAAGTCGTCGCCGAATCAGTGGAGACGGGGTGGAGAGAATCTTTAGGTGTCCAAATTGAAGATACTTGTTTTCAAAGTGGGGCAGGCGTAGATTATTATTATGGGCGGAAACGAGCGATCGCCAATATTTACACAGCCGGACTGACAGATTGTCATATTCGACTGTTAGAGCAATTTGAAGTCAAGGCTAACTTAGTTGTACCTATTTTACTAGAAGTCGGTGGCGACAATACTAGCTCTCGACTTTGGGGCTTGCTGGTTGCACATCAGTGTTCTCGTACAAGACAATGGGAAGACAATCAACTAGACTTGCTGGATCAACTTTCAGTGACAATTGCGATCGCTATTCAACAATCTAGTATATTTCAGCAAGCCCAAACAGAATTAGCAGAACGGCAAAAAGCCGAAAGCGAATTGCGGAGTGCTTTAGCTGAAAAAGAAATTCTCTTAAAAGAAGTACATCATCGTGTTAAAAATAATTTGCAAATCGTTTCGAGTTTATTAGAACTCCAATCCCAGACTCTCATAGATCCCGAAGTAATTAGAGTTTTTCAAGATAGCCAAAATCGCATTGATTCCATTTCCTTAATTCACAAAAACCTATACACTTCCCCCAACATCGGACAATTAGATGTAGTTGATTATATCCAAAGTTTAGCAACTAGCATTTTAATATCTTACCAAAATGGGCTAGAGAGAATAGAATTAAAAACTGATATTGCCCCCATTAGTATCAATATTGATCAAGCGATCGCTTGTGGTTTAATCCTTAACGAATTAATCTCTAACTCCCTCAAACATGCCTTCCCCAAGGATCAGAAAGGTATTATCACTATTACCCTAGAAAAAAATCATCATCATATCAAAATGTCTATTCAAGATAATGGTGTTGGGATACCCAATGATTTAGATTGGAGAAATAGCAATTCTTTAGGTCTATCTTTAGTATCTGACTTAGTTACAGAACAGCTAGAAGGTAGCATTACTTTAGAACGTAATCACGGTACAGTGTTTACTATCCAATTTCCCCAGTTCACTTTGGAGTAATATAGGAATCATAAAAAAATTCTCTTTCCTACTGCCTTACTTCCAACCTGCACAGATAATATCAAACATCAAACCAGATTCATATATTTCTAATGGAGCCAGTGAAAATTTTAGTTGTTGAAGATGAAGTCATAGTTGCTAGAACCATTGCTAACCAACTAAATCAACTAGGATATACAGTCATCGGTACAGCTTCTTCAGGACAAGTTGCTATTGCTAAAGCCTTAGAAGGTAAACCAGAATTAGTGTTAATGGATGTCATCTTAAAAGGTGAGATGGATGGAATTACCGCCGCATCTCACATTCGAGAGCAGTTAGATATTCCGGTAATATTTCTCACGGCTTATGGTGATAATCAGACAGTACAGCGAGCTAAAACTACTCAACCATTTGGCTACATCATTAAACCTTTTACACCCAAAGATTTGCGGATAGCCATTGAAATTGGTTTATTAAAACATCAATTAGAACAGGACTTAAGAGAAAATCGAGATAGATTAGCCACTCTTTTAAACTCTATGAGTGATGCTGTCATTGCCACAAATGAACAAGGAATTGTGACATTTATTAACCCAGCAGCAGAGTCGCTAACAGGTTGGAAACAAACAGATGCTTTGGGTAAAGACATATCTAAAATTTTGCAGCTAGTTGATGAAGTCACTGAAACTTCTGTAGAAAACCCTGTGACTAGAGTTTTAAGGGAACAAAAGGTTGTCTATTTAAATGACTTTACATCATTAATTACAAAAGATGGCTCTAGAGTTCCTATTGGAGATAGTGCTTCTCCGATTATGCGACATCCTGGGCAAATCAATGGTGTCGTAGTGGTATTTTGGGATCTCAGCGAACGGCGACAAACACAATTACTCGAACAAGCATTGCTAAAAGAGCAAGAAGTTAACCAACTAAAATCCCTCTTTATTTCTACTGTTTCTCATGAATTTCGGAATCCGTTAAGTGTGATTCAATCTTCAGTAGAATTGATTGAACTGCAAGGGGAAAATTTAACGGTAGAAAAAAGAAATACTTATTTAAACCGAATTAGTAATGCAGTGCAATCCATGAAACAACTCATGGAAGATGTGCTGTTTATGGGGAAAGCAGATGCAGGTAAATTGGAGTGTCATCCTCATCATCTAAATCTCGACGAATTTTGTCGAGAATTGTTAGCTGAATTTACGATGATTCATCCTACGGGCGCAGAAATTATTTATAACTGCCAGAGCGATCGCACCAATGCCTGG is a window from the Aulosira sp. FACHB-615 genome containing:
- a CDS encoding histidine kinase dimerization/phosphoacceptor domain -containing protein, which codes for MDDDFIFTNNPSPIWIYDSQSWQFLNVNGAAISKYGYSKKQFLQMQVTDLYHAEYQPILLDIIRNHHNQLSFNFQCQHRCCDGKYIDVEIFTYSIEYQKKNAHLVYIQDVSQEKKIKHHLLAESFPTYVQDNRLLKTSWTNCQMSTICQDITNYKQTEQALKTQLAREQLMRTVVQRIHQSLNLQDILNATVQEVRHLLQVERVIVYQFTPDKSGKVVAESVETGWRESLGVQIEDTCFQSGAGVDYYYGRKRAIANIYTAGLTDCHIRLLEQFEVKANLVVPILLEVGGDNTSSRLWGLLVAHQCSRTRQWEDNQLDLLDQLSVTIAIAIQQSSIFQQAQTELAERQKAESELRSALAEKEILLKEVHHRVKNNLQIVSSLLELQSQTLIDPEVIRVFQDSQNRIDSISLIHKNLYTSPNIGQLDVVDYIQSLATSILISYQNGLERIELKTDIAPISINIDQAIACGLILNELISNSLKHAFPKDQKGIITITLEKNHHHIKMSIQDNGVGIPNDLDWRNSNSLGLSLVSDLVTEQLEGSITLERNHGTVFTIQFPQFTLE
- a CDS encoding ATP-binding protein; translation: MEPVKILVVEDEVIVARTIANQLNQLGYTVIGTASSGQVAIAKALEGKPELVLMDVILKGEMDGITAASHIREQLDIPVIFLTAYGDNQTVQRAKTTQPFGYIIKPFTPKDLRIAIEIGLLKHQLEQDLRENRDRLATLLNSMSDAVIATNEQGIVTFINPAAESLTGWKQTDALGKDISKILQLVDEVTETSVENPVTRVLREQKVVYLNDFTSLITKDGSRVPIGDSASPIMRHPGQINGVVVVFWDLSERRQTQLLEQALLKEQEVNQLKSLFISTVSHEFRNPLSVIQSSVELIELQGENLTVEKRNTYLNRISNAVQSMKQLMEDVLFMGKADAGKLECHPHHLNLDEFCRELLAEFTMIHPTGAEIIYNCQSDRTNAWMDEQLLRYIFTNLLNNAIKYSPKGKKILFGLTCDLIHQVAIFCIQDQGIGIPEVDQARIFESFYRASNVKSIPGTGLGLVIVKKCVEAHQGEISIHSQAGVGSTFTVTLPLNCS